From the Deltaproteobacteria bacterium genome, one window contains:
- a CDS encoding NUDIX domain-containing protein, whose protein sequence is MTTEAAPASTVVLLRDGSAGLEVLLLRRNSQLAFHGGAWVFPGGRIDAGDSGEGGELGAARRAASREAREEAGLSLDPEALVQISHWTTPEGLPKRFATWFFVGSADATQVRVDGGEIHAHAWLTPAAALEARRAGEIELPPPTFVTLSTLLARSSAAEAIAAARAQSPLVYLPRLVRLEGGACSLYPADAGWETRDPSREGARHRLLMLDSGWRYLRDPL, encoded by the coding sequence GTGACGACCGAAGCCGCGCCCGCCTCGACCGTGGTCCTGCTCCGCGACGGGAGCGCCGGGCTCGAGGTCCTGCTCTTGCGGCGCAACTCGCAGCTCGCCTTTCACGGCGGCGCCTGGGTGTTCCCCGGCGGGCGGATCGACGCCGGGGACTCGGGCGAGGGAGGCGAGCTCGGTGCGGCTCGCCGCGCCGCTTCGCGCGAGGCGCGCGAGGAGGCGGGGCTCTCGCTCGATCCCGAGGCGCTGGTGCAGATCTCGCACTGGACCACGCCGGAAGGGCTGCCGAAGCGCTTCGCGACCTGGTTCTTCGTCGGGTCGGCCGATGCGACACAGGTTCGTGTCGACGGCGGCGAGATCCACGCGCACGCCTGGCTCACGCCCGCGGCCGCGCTCGAAGCGCGGCGCGCCGGAGAGATCGAGCTTCCGCCGCCGACCTTCGTCACGCTCTCGACGCTGCTCGCGAGGAGCAGCGCCGCGGAGGCGATCGCCGCCGCGCGCGCGCAGTCGCCGCTGGTCTATCTGCCGCGGCTGGTGCGTCTGGAGGGCGGCGCCTGCTCGCTCTACCCGGCGGACGCCGGCTGGGAGACCCGCGACCCGTCGCGTGAAGGCGCACGCCACCGCCTGCTGATGCTCGACTCGGGCTGGCGCTACCTGCGCGATCCGCTCTAG